One Neoarius graeffei isolate fNeoGra1 chromosome 16, fNeoGra1.pri, whole genome shotgun sequence DNA segment encodes these proteins:
- the p2ry11 gene encoding P2Y purinoceptor 11, which translates to MDANMSSSGSCNGTFSKDLLPPIYAVEMCVALVGNILALWLLVTKERKNWHTGVVFSCNLVISDIFYALTLPLLIVYYSNGRIWLFGQGLCKLERFLFTCNLYVSIYFIMCISVNRYLAIVHPFFTRNHVRPKHAKIASLLVWILVVGISSPVLYYSGVKKTRCSLFKNPEDEFKKFSYRVFMAVLGCLVPFLVTFASYFGVIWVVFKNENITSLEKKKVALMVGLVCVLYSISFVPYHILQIWHFKLKMVEKSNYYLCTGYQVSKALACVNMCLHPILYMAVFDSIRTMCCRRSSNEPY; encoded by the coding sequence ATGGATGCGAACATGAGCAGCAGTGGCAGCTGTAATGGTACATTTTCAAAGGACCTGTTACCTCCCATCTACGCTGTGGAGATGTGTGTGGCGCTGGTGGGGAACATACTGGCATTGTGGCTGCTTGTGACTAAGGAGAGGAAGAACTGGCACACGGGAGTGGTGTTCTCCTGCAACCTGGTCATCAGCGACATCTTTTATGCCCTCACTCTCCCCCTTCTGATTGTCTACTATTCGAATGGACGGATATGGTTATTTGGTCAAGGCCTCTGCAAATTAGAGCGCTTCCTCTTCACCTGCAACCTCTATGTCAGCATTTACTTCATCATGTGCATCAGTGTTAATAGATATCTGGCCATCGTTCATCCCTTCTTCACTCGCAATCACGTTCGCCCAAAGCATGCCAAGATCGCCAGTTTGTTGGTGTGGATCTTGGTGGTAGGCATTTCATCTCCGGTTCTCTACTATTCAGGTGTCAAGAAAACACGATGCTCCTTATTTAAAAATCCAGAAGATGAATTTAAAAAGTTTAGCTACAGGGTTTTTATGGCTGTTCTAGGCTGCTTGGTCCCATTTTTGGTTACGTTTGCATCCTATTTTGGTGTCATATGGGTGGTTTTCAAAAATGAGAATATCACATCACTGGAGAAGAAAAAAGTGGCTCTGATGGTGGGTTTAGTCTGCGTCCTGTACTCCATATCTTTTGTACCTTATCACATTCTGCAAATATGGCACTTTAAACTGAAGATGGTAGAAAAgtctaattattatttgtgtactGGATACCAAGTGTCAAAAGCATTAGCCTGTGTGAACATGTGCCTCCATCCCATCCTGTATATGGCTGTGTTTGACAGTATCAGGACAATGTGCTGTAGAAGGAGCTCAAATGAACCTTATTAA